The following coding sequences lie in one Mucilaginibacter sp. KACC 22773 genomic window:
- a CDS encoding DUF5677 domain-containing protein: MSKFKNLLIPEYDYIINDVLEMARKKLKLEHQDFLEILQNSEVFDLVEETLTDFIINKRDVSSFIKTWIKDSQRNQKSIVSLHKSTFNYYCLFLNCCFLAFKNIRKELDGTTIELPDLILLNIYGTLCRLSDEIGILLTYGSTRSALILWRTFYEHAVVGLFLIKEDNTELYKRFMDFSHKDIKKKKESFEKHRDELKFPPLSDDKIKEIDERTESLREGYGSDFFKDYAWANGFVEGRATFYTVEEKAGMSRNRPFYIWVSEFSHPSFSGMTSVHESGDKIDLENLIKPVVDIESFIDPMQLTLSIFYTFNNHFLHRYSINHQYDVNMLLLSKLYEALRKSFDL; this comes from the coding sequence ATGAGTAAATTCAAAAATTTGCTGATACCTGAGTATGATTACATCATCAACGACGTGCTTGAAATGGCCCGTAAGAAGTTAAAGTTGGAGCATCAGGACTTTCTGGAAATCCTTCAAAATAGTGAAGTTTTTGATCTGGTCGAAGAGACATTAACAGATTTTATTATTAATAAAAGAGATGTATCATCATTTATAAAAACCTGGATTAAGGATTCGCAACGGAATCAGAAAAGTATCGTTTCACTTCATAAATCAACGTTTAATTATTACTGTCTGTTCTTAAATTGCTGTTTTTTAGCTTTTAAAAATATTCGCAAAGAATTAGATGGTACGACAATTGAGTTGCCGGATCTCATACTCCTAAATATTTATGGAACACTTTGTCGTTTAAGCGATGAAATTGGTATTTTATTAACTTATGGGAGCACAAGATCTGCTTTGATATTATGGCGGACATTTTATGAACACGCCGTTGTAGGGCTCTTTTTAATCAAGGAAGATAATACAGAATTATATAAGCGTTTTATGGACTTTAGCCATAAGGACATCAAAAAGAAAAAAGAATCGTTTGAGAAACACCGGGATGAATTAAAATTTCCACCATTAAGCGATGATAAAATTAAAGAAATTGATGAAAGGACCGAATCTTTGCGGGAGGGTTACGGAAGTGATTTTTTTAAAGATTATGCCTGGGCAAATGGTTTTGTCGAGGGAAGGGCAACCTTTTACACTGTTGAAGAAAAAGCAGGCATGTCCCGGAACAGGCCGTTTTATATTTGGGTAAGCGAATTCAGTCATCCCAGTTTTTCAGGTATGACCAGTGTACATGAAAGTGGAGATAAGATCGATCTTGAAAATCTGATCAAACCGGTTGTTGATATCGAATCATTTATAGACCCAATGCAACTGACACTTTCTATATTTTATACATTCAATAATCATTTTCTCCACAGGTATTCTATCAATCATCAATATGATGTTAATATGCTTTTGTTGAGTAAATTATACGAAGCGCTTAGAAAAAGCTTCGATCTGTAG
- a CDS encoding P-loop NTPase fold protein, with product MMEDSFPQLLTNAPVGEDLFEGQSQARVGEYISKNISINDTCQIIGIDGGWGSGKSNLIEIIKSKLEARHQGKYRFFIYDAWGHQEDLQRRSILEELTHFLTADNKGKAVIEDFDKWTNKLKQLLAKSKETQKRSIPSLSLGIVFSGLILILTPLFKSISEFTDCNWLKVVITAIPVICLMVFFIYYYCSKTSKTLKVRQRLNEAVHKLFHIYQQTQKEEITFETISEDEPSVKKFRDWMKAISEDLGKNRLVIVFDNMDRLPDQKITELWSSIHTFFAESRYDKIKVLIPFDRQNIKNAFKHNEEPKRNYTDDFINKTFDVVYRVSPPILSDWRKYFEIKWTKAFNELGEEFQKVIQVFDHLANTKTPREIVVFINECVTTSQINTNVPLRYVALFVVAKSTILSEPDQQIVNPSYLGSLNFLYQPDEKLPQYIAALIYQIDHERSLEVIFTDKLKSALDNNDVEEIQSISEYAVFQVILEKTIVLVENYENAVNTLNDLGDKIKQQTWDDLYYKLNPKVESVKDAKVNSYQLVLLQKVSDKKGFLKGLINLLINSSKFIATDYYDSIRSIENTIKSSRIDLEVKNFLKTRRTPADDFINLIKSKDDSNTYKITVDELELNDALIAIRDKDELENSSYLSRIKTSYNLKKYTDSLETRITEEQSDRQSVSALYQAYKNASKGTVKVLLNDSYIYTHFVNLTVKDVFYYDIISMRIAKWNDFQSYSSYFVELLQSTDDELIKSLSMQITSFIEYGDILINLLTFESPLVKSVASFLTENPPLSPKISLLNVLKDVDAITTAINLPVDTIIKRLNNWDSKIITIQNVIGIIKNTNFLEGCLKISNNLTLRIIEISNAYFNTINYDTWQKEFSDPNSTTVKAALIVLKNQFSAQAVSAVKICLLKIAKSELPIPDKDVWINIIFKCNINSIRSAVKDVRDLFLSAKEIDSTMFKFFGSWLFEHGDLNSQPSALRRICRKEVLEDPACVSVIVNYHETIISIYQNSEEKEDFNNELQVLIDEGKNYLSGLIEILGIKLKDSKDNKR from the coding sequence ATGATGGAAGATTCGTTTCCGCAACTACTCACTAACGCGCCAGTTGGCGAGGATCTTTTCGAAGGCCAGTCACAGGCTAGGGTGGGAGAATATATTTCTAAAAATATAAGCATCAATGACACTTGTCAAATAATTGGCATCGATGGAGGCTGGGGCTCAGGCAAATCAAATTTAATTGAGATAATTAAAAGTAAGTTAGAAGCACGCCATCAAGGCAAGTATCGTTTCTTTATTTATGATGCTTGGGGACACCAGGAAGATCTACAAAGGAGGTCTATTTTAGAAGAGCTTACGCATTTTTTAACTGCCGATAATAAAGGCAAAGCTGTTATTGAAGATTTTGACAAATGGACAAATAAACTTAAACAGCTTCTTGCCAAGTCTAAAGAAACCCAAAAAAGATCCATTCCAAGCTTAAGTTTAGGCATTGTATTTTCAGGCCTAATATTGATACTTACACCTTTGTTTAAGTCAATTTCAGAATTTACAGACTGTAATTGGCTAAAAGTTGTAATTACTGCTATTCCGGTTATTTGTTTGATGGTTTTCTTTATATATTACTATTGCAGCAAAACGAGTAAAACTTTAAAAGTAAGGCAAAGATTGAACGAAGCGGTGCACAAGCTTTTTCATATTTATCAGCAAACACAAAAAGAAGAAATCACGTTTGAAACTATTTCCGAAGATGAGCCATCCGTAAAAAAATTTCGCGATTGGATGAAAGCCATTTCAGAAGATTTAGGAAAAAACCGATTGGTGATTGTTTTCGACAATATGGATAGACTGCCCGATCAAAAAATTACAGAGTTATGGTCGTCTATTCATACTTTTTTTGCGGAAAGCAGATACGATAAAATTAAAGTTTTAATCCCTTTCGATAGACAAAATATAAAGAATGCATTTAAACATAATGAGGAGCCAAAACGCAACTATACTGACGATTTCATCAACAAAACTTTTGACGTAGTTTACCGCGTTTCGCCTCCAATTTTATCAGATTGGAGAAAATATTTTGAAATTAAATGGACAAAAGCCTTTAATGAATTAGGAGAAGAATTTCAAAAGGTAATTCAAGTGTTTGACCATTTGGCTAACACCAAAACGCCACGTGAAATTGTTGTTTTTATAAATGAATGTGTTACTACCAGCCAAATTAACACCAATGTTCCGCTTCGATATGTAGCTCTTTTTGTTGTTGCAAAATCGACTATTTTGAGCGAACCCGATCAGCAGATAGTAAACCCGTCCTATTTAGGAAGTCTAAATTTTCTATATCAACCAGATGAAAAGTTACCTCAGTATATTGCAGCATTGATTTATCAGATAGATCACGAAAGGTCATTAGAAGTCATCTTTACCGATAAATTGAAAAGTGCTTTGGATAACAACGATGTAGAAGAGATTCAAAGCATAAGTGAATATGCCGTCTTCCAAGTAATTTTAGAAAAGACTATAGTGCTCGTAGAAAACTACGAAAACGCCGTAAACACATTAAATGATTTAGGAGACAAAATAAAACAGCAAACTTGGGATGATTTATACTACAAATTAAATCCCAAAGTTGAATCCGTTAAAGACGCGAAGGTTAATAGCTATCAATTAGTGCTTTTGCAGAAAGTTTCAGATAAAAAAGGTTTTCTAAAAGGATTGATTAATCTACTTATAAATTCTTCAAAATTTATTGCAACTGACTATTATGATAGCATTCGGTCGATTGAGAATACCATTAAAAGTAGTAGAATAGATCTTGAAGTTAAAAACTTTCTGAAAACGCGGCGAACTCCGGCGGATGATTTCATCAATTTGATTAAATCAAAAGATGACTCCAATACTTACAAGATAACTGTCGACGAATTAGAATTAAACGATGCTCTTATAGCAATAAGAGATAAAGATGAATTAGAAAATTCAAGTTATTTAAGTCGAATAAAAACGAGTTATAATTTAAAGAAATATACCGATTCGTTGGAGACACGAATTACAGAAGAACAGAGTGATAGGCAATCTGTTTCGGCACTTTATCAGGCGTATAAAAATGCATCAAAAGGTACTGTAAAAGTCTTGCTTAACGATTCGTATATCTACACCCATTTCGTCAATTTAACAGTTAAAGATGTATTTTACTACGATATTATTAGCATGCGAATTGCCAAATGGAACGATTTTCAATCGTATTCAAGCTACTTTGTAGAACTATTACAATCTACAGATGATGAATTGATTAAAAGTCTTTCGATGCAGATTACATCTTTTATAGAATACGGAGATATTTTAATCAATCTTTTGACTTTCGAATCTCCACTGGTAAAGTCTGTAGCTTCTTTTTTAACAGAAAATCCACCGTTGAGCCCTAAAATATCATTATTGAATGTTTTAAAAGATGTCGATGCCATAACAACAGCAATTAACCTTCCTGTAGATACGATTATTAAAAGGCTAAATAACTGGGACAGTAAAATTATTACTATACAGAATGTAATTGGTATAATAAAAAATACAAATTTTTTAGAGGGGTGTCTTAAAATATCTAACAACTTGACACTAAGGATTATTGAAATTTCAAATGCATATTTCAATACGATAAATTACGACACCTGGCAAAAGGAATTTTCAGACCCGAATTCAACAACTGTTAAAGCCGCGTTAATAGTATTGAAAAATCAATTTTCTGCTCAGGCAGTTTCTGCGGTTAAAATATGTCTACTAAAGATCGCTAAAAGTGAACTTCCGATTCCTGATAAAGATGTTTGGATTAACATTATATTTAAATGTAATATTAATTCGATACGTTCTGCGGTAAAAGATGTTAGAGACTTGTTCCTTAGTGCCAAAGAAATAGATAGCACAATGTTTAAATTTTTCGGTTCTTGGTTATTCGAGCACGGCGACCTCAACAGTCAACCTTCAGCATTACGTCGTATTTGCCGGAAAGAAGTTCTTGAAGACCCCGCGTGTGTTAGTGTAATCGTAAACTATCATGAGACAATTATTTCAATTTATCAGAACAGCGAAGAAAAAGAGGATTTTAATAACGAGTTACAAGTCTTGATAGACGAGGGTAAAAACTATTTGTCTGGGCTTATTGAAATCTTAGGAATTAAGCTAAAAGATAGCAAAGACAATAAAAGATAA